The window TAACAGATTGTTGGCAACTAGCCGGGTTTGGTAGCCCTCAACATTTCCCTTTTTCCTGGTGGACCGGGCAATCTTTCCACGACAAAACCGACTGCTTGCATGGCCCTACGCACACTGCCTTTGGCGGCGTAGGTCACTAAAACACCTCTGGGTTTGGCGGCTTCATACATCTTGGAAAAAAGTTCCTCTGTCCATAACTCGGGCTGCACCCTTGCCCCAAAGGCATCAAAATAAATAAGGTTGAACAAGTTTTGGGCATCAATATCCTTAAAATCCTTCTTTTGCTTACAAAGTGAGAAGTGATCAGCAATGGAGATGTGCTTTTCCCATGGTGAAGAGTGCATGTGTTGGAAAGGCTCCTGCAGTTTATCAACTCCCAATTGATGTACATAATCCAAGGCCTCAATTTCTTCCATGGACA is drawn from Flagellimonas sp. MMG031 and contains these coding sequences:
- the mnmD gene encoding tRNA (5-methylaminomethyl-2-thiouridine)(34)-methyltransferase MnmD, translating into MKRKIITTGDGSKTIQIEDWNEQYHSKHGAIQEAYHVFIQHGLRLFNSTEVKLLEIGFGTGLNALITLLEAPKLELAIDYVGVEAYPVSMEEIEALDYVHQLGVDKLQEPFQHMHSSPWEKHISIADHFSLCKQKKDFKDIDAQNLFNLIYFDAFGARVQPELWTEELFSKMYEAAKPRGVLVTYAAKGSVRRAMQAVGFVVERLPGPPGKREMLRATKPG